From Gossypium raimondii isolate GPD5lz chromosome 11, ASM2569854v1, whole genome shotgun sequence:
ATAGTAGGAAATAATTATCATGACTCGTGGAGCTTTGTGTGGatattaaagtttttccatAAACAAATGATGGTGTGTCCATATATGTTGATAATTTTCATCTAAATTTATTCTACAGGCCATATTTTGTTATTGGATTACATCAAATTTGTTTTCCCTCTTATGGACTAGGTGAGTCCTTGAATTTCTTGTACCATGAAACAGGACTTACTATTTCTCAAGATTTTTAGGTATGTCTATATATCAGTCACCTCGAAACCTTTATCCCTTGCAGTGCTTAAGGCTCCCCGGGTTAAGAAGGCTTTAGGCATTCCTGAAATACCTGATCAACCAGCAGCTACTGCATCACGACCTTCTATCGATCTGTATTCAGCTCTCAAACAAACTCTCCAACAAGCAAGAACAGCAGCAGAAGAATCTGCTTCTGTATCTGCTGCACCAACAAAAGTATTGAACCGAAGCACACCTTCTTCGGCTGTCAATCAGCGGATTAAACATTTAGAGAAACAAGTAAAgggaaagaagaagaacaagaagAGGTGAGAAATCTTTCGTCCCGGAAGTCAAAAATCATcggttataataataattaacatatattacaGTTTGGCATCATATCTATTCTTTTTAGGCTCCATTGTTTGGGGCCATAGGAACCAAATGACAGTGACAGTGAcagtgagtttttttttcttcttttatctaATACAGGAGTTAAAATTTCCTTTCCccataaattttcttttcaaaataaaaaccaagTAAATCACATATCGGAACGCTTAGGTCGATCTAAGGTGGGTTCCCCAATCATTTGAGGTCTCTTTCTccatcttttctctttttaagcctatattattcaaatttggATGTGTCCGATACATGAATATAATTAACacgatttatttaattttttcatatatttagagAATCGCATCTTTGTAATGAAAACAAGCGTACCGGACATGAAGTTCACATAGTTTAATGAATACTTTGAATAAGTGCTGGAAATGAAGTACAGATAGTTTAATGAATACATGTAAGGCCATTGAATGCATGTAGGTTTACAACCAAGTACTTAAACGTCATTTTCTTCTCTGCCAAATCATCTTCAACTTCAATGGTATATTTATGTATAAGCAAAGCAATGTTGATTAGCTTTCATTATCCAAATCGAGGTacctaattaatcaatttaatgaCTGTTCATTCTGTTGGGACGGTTTGAGaaagataatttttaatttaagttggtctaaattatttttctttttcgggtaaaaaaattgttttttttatgaacaatctaattaacattttaacaataaaattatatttaattttaactataaaatataaatagtaggtaaaaatattttgttaaattaaggtTCCTTATAATGTAATTGCTTTTAATTACATGGCTCCTAAGTGagcaaatttttatttcaaaatatcacattaataaatttaaaaaaaaatcagtgaTACCAGTTGGATCTGACTTTTGAGATTTGAAAAATTAGAGActagaatttttgaaaaaaagtatAAAGGCTAAATTCTAAGTTTGTAAAGAGTTCAGggacttatggcatattttaacctaaaataaaatacagttaAACGGCTTGAAATTGTGGTTCTACTACAACAATTCCAAAGATGTTAAAAGGCCGGCAGATTTCCCATTATCTATTGGGTTAAGTTCCTTTTACGAAACAAATCTATTAGCCTTTATGATCGTCAATGGCGGCCCATTCTTCCTACAGCAAAAGGAGGGATATACGATACCACGCAAAAGGTACGCGGGAGGAAGAACGAAAACCATGGGAATTAAACCTTGTTCTGTTCGATGGATGGCTTCTTCGTTTAAGCACCTGAGGAAACCTTTTCTCTTCTCAACACGAGATTTAACACGGTGATCATTTGATtcttactttcatttttttctttttactctgTTTGAAATTCCCGGATTTTGGTTCATAAATCTTACTCTGCCACTTCTAAGTGATTGTTTGTGTTGATCGGTAAATAACTGAATCTCGATGTCTTTATCTtgcttttattatgttttaattttgattattctGACTTTATTCTCATTTCGTTGGAGGGTTTTTAGTTATTCGAATCAATGGCGTTTAGGCGTAGTCTTTGCAATAGAGTAACCATAATGGCTAGACGATATCAACCATCGTTTGCCTACGTTCTCCATGAAGAGGAACatatgtatgtttttttttttttaagattttcatACGCCTTGTAAGCGACTTCAGTTTTGCAACTTACAGACTGCTCTCTTTTTCTCGTAGGTTGattaacaaaaaagaaactaatttaatttgtgttaatCCTGCTGGCAACGAAGCCAAGCCTGGAGGAAATGTGGAAGTGGTTGGCAAGCAAGGTTTGGTGCCAGTTTCTTCTgtgttcatgtttttttttttgaactacTTAATCTCTTCTTTTATCCACGTTTGTGCATACTCTTGGAGCAAGTTATCAATCCATggatgtttttgtttcttttatgatagtaggaataaaaatttaacaaatctaCCTATTTTTCTGTAGGATGTGAATTCCCTGTCGGTGGttgaagttcaaaatgaaattaaaaagctTTTCAAGGAGTAAGCAACTTTTCCATTTCGACTAGCAAATATGCCTGTTCAAAGTACTTTTCGTAATAAATTGCGTACCCTTTGGTTCCATGATTGAAACCCACTAACATTAGTTAATTGGCTTTCTCTTAACTATCTGAAGAATCCTGGTTTGTAATTCCAGTCTAGTATTTTGTGACACCAATCTAGTTTCCGGTTGATCAAGCATGTACTTGATATAGTTGTTCGATTAAATGTCTATTTAACTGTTTTTATGAGACAATTTCATCGTTCACAGATATGGCTCGACACTATTTACACCACTGATTGGGGTCTTTATTCGGTGGTCCATCTTTATCAGCTCTTACTTAGCTGTAAGACAAATGTTTTTGTATTATCCTTCTGTAAAGGATTACTGGGTTTTGTCTTAATTGAATGTAGTTTTTACTCCAGATTACAACAATGGCTAAGAAAATGCCATCATTTAAATGCGGTGGAGCATATTGGTTTACGGATCTCACTACTCCAGATAGTTTATACGTCTTTCCAATTTTGACAGCACTGAAATTTTTGATAACCGTAGAGGCAAGTGTACTTTTTTTCTCGATGATATTAAATTATGGAACAATGTTACAGTATacattattctattttttaatcgGATTTACTTAATATGTCTGCAGTGTAACATGCAAGATGGTATGGAAGGGAAACCTGCTGCTGCAACTAAGAAAATTGTGTCTAGTGTCCTTGCTGTTTTGACAGTTCCATTTACCATGAATTTCCCAAAGGTATTGTCAAAACAATATTAAGATTCTTCTTACTCAATTTGGTCATCTCGGCTTTATATAACGGTGTGTTCATATGTTTACATGATGATAATTTTCATCTAAATTTATTCTACAGGCCATATTTTGTTATTGGATTACATCAAATTTGTTTTCCATCTCTTATGGACTAGGTGAGTCCTTGAGTTTCCTGTACCACGAGACAGGACTTGTTTTCTCTCGAGATTTTCGAGTAtgtctatatatcattcaccttaAACTTTATCCCTTGCAGTGCTTAAGGCTCCCGGGGTGAAGAAGGCTTTAGGCATTCCTAAAATACCTGATCAACCAGCGGCTACTGCACGACGACCTTCTATCAATCTGTATTCAGTTCTCAAAAAAACTCTCCAACAAGCAAGAACAGCAGCAGAAGAAGAATCTGCCTCAGTATCTGCTGCACCAACAAAAGTATCGAACCGAAGCACACCTTCTTCTTCGGCTATCAATCAACGGATTAAACATTTAGAGAAACAAGTAAAGGGAAAGAATAATAACAAGAAGAGGTGACCCGGAAGTCGAAAATCACCCGTTATAAATCTTGTTAGGCTCCATTGTTTGGGGCCATAGGAACCAAGTGACAGACacagttttttttcttcttttatctaATTCAGGATCCTTTTCCCAtgattttccttttcaaataaaaacaagtaAATCACATATAGGAAGGCGTAGGTCGAGTTAAGGTCGTTTCCCTGAATCACATGAGGTCtctctccaattttttttagccTATGTTACTCAAATTTGGGTATGTCCAATACAAGAATATAATTAACAcgatttctttaaatttttcatatatttggagaATACTGATATCCACGTATATAATGAAAACAAGTGCGCCGGACATGAAGTACACATTGTTTAATGAATACATTGAATAAGTGCTGTAATTGAAGTACAGATAGTGTAATAAATACATGGAAGGCCATTGAATGCAGGTAGGTTCCAACCAAGTACTTAAAGGTCATTTTCTTCTCTGCCAAATCATCTTCCACTTGCATTATCCAAATCGAGATacctaattaatcaatttaatgaCTGTTCATT
This genomic window contains:
- the LOC105801941 gene encoding mitochondrial inner membrane protein OXA1 — its product is MWKWLASKDVNSLSVVEVQNEIKKLFKEYGSTLFTPLIGVFIRWSIFISSYLAITTMAKKMPSFKCGGAYWFTDLTTPDSLYVFPILTALKFLITVECNMQDGMEGKPAAATKKIVSSVLAVLTVPFTMNFPKAIFCYWITSNLFSISYGLVLKAPGVKKALGIPKIPDQPAATARRPSINLYSVLKKTLQQARTAAEEESASVSAAPTKVSNRSTPSSSAINQRIKHLEKQVKGKNNNKKR